GGACGTAGAAGTCGCCGAATCGGATCGCTTCGCCGGGATCAGCAGCTTCTCAGACACCAACCATCTCCTGCGGGGCTCCCGGATCATGGTTGCCTGGCAAGCTGTAGGCCAGCAACTGGCGGCGTTCGACGTTGCCCGGCAGTACGCCGTCGAGCGCATGCAGTTTGGAAAGCCGCTCGCCAAATTCCAACTCATCCAGCAGCACCTTGTGGACATGCTGGGAAACGCGGTAGCCAGCATGGGAATGATGGTGAGGATCGCCCAGCTGCAGGAAGACATCTCCACGGATGCGCAAGGCGTTCGCCACGGCGGCGCCGACATGGCCCAGGTGGCCCTCGCCAAGGCCTACTGCAGCGCCCGGATGCGGGAGACAGTGGCTCTGGGCCGGTCAATTCTCGGCGGAAACGGAATTGTCACCGACTACCGGATCGCCAAAATCTTCGCCGACGCTGAAGCCATTTACACCTATGAGGGCTCCTACGAGATCAATTCGTTGATCGTTGGCCGCGCAGTGACGGGGGTTTCAGCAATCACCTAGTCCGGGTGGGCTTGGCGGTCCGTCATTTAGTCTCGGGGGAGTTTCTCGCCGGCTTCCACCCGTACATCGATCGAATTGCCCCGCACCGGCATGGGGCATGTGCCGTACGGGGTGAAGGCGCTGGGGTAGTTGATGCTGCGGTTGAAGTCGATCACAACGGACCCGTCCGGGCGGGGGCGAGGAATGAAGACTTTTCGCCACTCGTCCGTGGTAGCGCCGTTGGTCTCATCGTGGAAGGTCACGTTGAGGGCGCCCAGTTTCTCTTCCTCCGCGTGGAGCCGGATTTCATGGGGGACGCCCTGTACCCGGAAAACGACTTCTCCCACTGAGCGATGAACCCCGTCCACCAAAGGATTGGCTGTTCCGATGGGAACATCACGAGGCTCCTCGTACGCTTCGAAATGTCCTTGGATGACCCACTCGGGGTTGTAGTCGTAGCTGGGAACGCCGTTGAACTCCGTGAGAACGGGAGAACTGTTGTCCCGGGTGCGGATGGCGTACTTGTCCGCACGCATGGCAAGTTCCACCACCACTTGTTTACCGTCGACGCCACCGTACTGGACCCACATCAGTGACTCTTCATCCTGCAGGACTGCGCTGACTGTCCCTTCCACGGG
Above is a genomic segment from Arthrobacter sp. YN containing:
- a CDS encoding DUF1684 domain-containing protein; translated protein: MSSPTTATDAQLARWERFRAGRHSALATEHGWLTLTSFQWLESDPAEVELAPGLWSTDGSTAFLSASAADGLTFVQTGEPVEGTVSAVLQDEESLMWVQYGGVDGKQVVVELAMRADKYAIRTRDNSSPVLTEFNGVPSYDYNPEWVIQGHFEAYEEPRDVPIGTANPLVDGVHRSVGEVVFRVQGVPHEIRLHAEEEKLGALNVTFHDETNGATTDEWRKVFIPRPRPDGSVVIDFNRSINYPSAFTPYGTCPMPVRGNSIDVRVEAGEKLPRD